The Leptolyngbya sp. CCY15150 sequence CTACGGACGATTCATCGAGCTGATGCCTTGGAGCTTTGTGGCTTTAGTACATGTCCTGAAGCGCCGCTGTTTTGGGGCAATGACCGGCATCAGCTTCCTAGACTCCACCTCGATTGCCGTCTGTCATGTCAAGCGGGCAAAGGCCCACAAGACGTTCAAACACCTAGCGGGGTGGGGCAAATCATCGGTGGGATGGTACTTCGGTTTCAAGCTCCACCTGATCATTAATGAGCGAGGCGAACTGCTGGCGGCGACCCTAACGCCGGGCAATACCGATGACCGTAAGCCGGTGCCTGAGATGACCCAAGGCTTGGTTGGCAAACTGTTTGGCGATCGGGGCTACATCTCGCAGGCGCTGTTTGAAACCCTCTTTGACCGTGGTTTGGAACTGATTACCAAACGCCGAAAGAACATGAAAAATTCCCTGATGCCGCTGCTGGACAAGGTGCTGCTGCGCAAGCGTCTCATCATTGAAACAGTCAATGAGCAGCTCAAACACTTATGTCAGATCGAGCATTCGCGGCACCGCAGCCCCTTCAATTTTCTGGTGAACCTGGTCTCGGGATTAATTGCCTATGCCTACCACCCGAACAAGCCCTCGTTGGGTATCCCAGATGATGAGC is a genomic window containing:
- a CDS encoding IS982 family transposase; translated protein: YGRFIELMPWSFVALVHVLKRRCFGAMTGISFLDSTSIAVCHVKRAKAHKTFKHLAGWGKSSVGWYFGFKLHLIINERGELLAATLTPGNTDDRKPVPEMTQGLVGKLFGDRGYISQALFETLFDRGLELITKRRKNMKNSLMPLLDKVLLRKRLIIETVNEQLKHLCQIEHSRHRSPFNFLVNLVSGLIAYAYHPNKPSLGIPDDELKALSQAAF